One genomic segment of uncultured Tolumonas sp. includes these proteins:
- a CDS encoding isoamylase early set domain-containing protein, protein MAVTKKFLKTKPEVQVTFEVKVDTTESTSQVYVVGEFADWEPVELKKLKNGAFKTTINLPTNQKDSYQYRYRFVLADGSEKFDNEVQADGYCSNPFGGENSIISVTQQ, encoded by the coding sequence ATGGCTGTTACAAAGAAATTCTTAAAAACCAAACCTGAAGTGCAGGTAACGTTTGAGGTCAAGGTAGACACAACCGAGAGTACCTCACAAGTTTATGTGGTGGGTGAGTTTGCTGATTGGGAACCAGTGGAACTGAAGAAACTAAAAAACGGGGCATTCAAAACCACAATCAATCTGCCGACTAACCAAAAAGATAGTTATCAATATCGATATCGTTTTGTTCTAGCAGACGGTTCAGAGAAATTTGATAATGAAGTACAGGCGGATGGCTATTGCAGTAATCCGTTTGGTGGCGAAAACTCCATCATTAGTGTCACTCAGCAATAA
- the rplS gene encoding 50S ribosomal protein L19 — protein MSNIIKQLEQEQLRTDIPAFAQGDTVRVQVRVIEGGKERLQAFEGVVIAKRNRGLHSAFTVRKISNGEGVERVFQTHSPLIASVELKRRGDVRRAKLYYLRDLSGKAARIKEKLN, from the coding sequence ATGAGCAACATTATTAAACAACTGGAACAGGAACAATTACGTACCGACATCCCTGCTTTTGCTCAGGGTGATACTGTTCGTGTACAAGTTCGTGTTATCGAAGGTGGTAAAGAGCGTCTGCAGGCGTTTGAAGGTGTGGTTATCGCTAAGCGTAACCGTGGTCTGCATTCTGCTTTCACTGTACGTAAGATTTCTAACGGTGAAGGTGTGGAACGTGTATTCCAGACCCACAGCCCGCTGATTGCGAGCGTAGAACTGAAACGTCGCGGTGATGTGCGTCGTGCGAAACTGTACTACCTGCGTGATCTGTCAGGTAAAGCTGCTCGTATCAAAGAGAAGCTTAACTGA
- the trmD gene encoding tRNA (guanosine(37)-N1)-methyltransferase TrmD codes for MWIGVISLFPDMFRAITDFGVTGRAVKRGLLEINLWNPRDFAHDKHRTVDDRPYGGGPGMLMMVQPLRDAIQAAKQAAGDDVKVIYLSPQGKKLTQSGVAELAQHQKLILVAGRYEGIDERVIQSEIDEEWSIGDYVLSGGELPAMTLVDAVSRLVPGVLGDMASAEQDSFTDGLLDCPHYTRPENLDGVMVPDVLLSGNHEHIRRWRLKQSLGRTWQRRPELLNNLALTDEQAKLLAEYVQERNAEQQ; via the coding sequence ATGTGGATCGGGGTAATTAGCCTCTTCCCAGACATGTTTCGTGCTATCACGGATTTTGGTGTGACAGGCCGAGCGGTTAAACGAGGTTTGCTAGAGATTAATCTCTGGAATCCTCGCGATTTTGCCCATGATAAACATCGCACTGTGGATGATCGCCCTTATGGTGGCGGCCCCGGTATGCTGATGATGGTGCAACCGCTTCGTGATGCAATCCAGGCTGCGAAACAGGCTGCTGGAGATGATGTGAAAGTGATTTATCTTTCACCTCAGGGTAAAAAGTTAACACAATCGGGTGTAGCTGAGCTGGCTCAGCACCAGAAGCTGATTTTAGTCGCAGGTCGATACGAAGGTATTGATGAGCGGGTAATTCAGTCAGAGATTGATGAAGAGTGGTCGATTGGTGACTATGTGTTAAGTGGTGGGGAATTACCTGCTATGACCTTAGTCGATGCCGTTTCCCGACTTGTTCCAGGTGTATTGGGTGATATGGCCAGTGCGGAACAAGACTCTTTCACTGATGGTTTGCTTGATTGTCCCCATTATACTCGTCCGGAAAATCTGGATGGTGTGATGGTTCCTGATGTGTTGTTAAGTGGTAATCATGAACATATTCGTCGTTGGCGGTTGAAGCAGTCACTGGGGCGGACATGGCAAAGAAGACCGGAATTACTTAATAACCTAGCTCTGACTGACGAGCAAGCCAAGTTGCTTGCCGAGTATGTTCAGGAGCGAAATGCTGAACAGCAGTAG
- the rimM gene encoding ribosome maturation factor RimM (Essential for efficient processing of 16S rRNA) — protein sequence MDNPVVVGRLGAVYGIKGWLKVNSFTDNPESIFDYMPWLIQQKGVWHEIQLTSWKRHNNGLICKPEGIDTREDAQALTGVDIAVLPHQIPSLPQGEYYWRDLIGCAVVTTQGYQLGTVSELMETGSNDVLVVQANLNDAFGMKERLIPFIDEQVIKHIDITARLVEVDWDPGF from the coding sequence GTGGATAATCCAGTTGTTGTGGGTCGTCTTGGTGCCGTATATGGCATCAAAGGTTGGCTGAAGGTCAACTCTTTCACCGATAATCCGGAAAGCATTTTTGATTATATGCCCTGGCTTATTCAGCAAAAGGGCGTGTGGCATGAAATTCAACTGACCAGTTGGAAACGTCACAATAATGGTCTGATTTGTAAACCTGAAGGTATTGATACTCGCGAAGATGCGCAAGCGCTCACTGGTGTTGATATTGCCGTGTTACCTCATCAGATACCATCTTTGCCGCAGGGCGAATACTATTGGCGTGATCTTATTGGTTGTGCCGTAGTAACTACTCAAGGCTATCAATTAGGAACAGTGTCCGAATTAATGGAAACTGGCTCTAATGATGTATTGGTGGTTCAAGCCAATTTAAATGATGCCTTTGGTATGAAAGAACGTTTGATTCCATTCATTGATGAGCAAGTGATTAAGCATATTGATATCACCGCTCGTCTGGTTGAAGTCGATTGGGATCCGGGATTCTAA
- the rpsP gene encoding 30S ribosomal protein S16, translated as MVTIRLQRGGAKKRPFYQVVVADARFARDGRFIERVGFFNPLAAGQAEKVNLDLARIQHWVGQGASLSDRVAKLVKDASKAA; from the coding sequence ATGGTAACCATTCGTTTACAACGTGGCGGCGCGAAAAAGCGTCCTTTCTACCAAGTGGTAGTTGCCGATGCACGCTTTGCGCGTGATGGTCGTTTTATTGAGCGAGTTGGTTTCTTTAACCCACTGGCTGCCGGCCAGGCTGAGAAAGTAAATCTGGACCTAGCACGTATCCAACATTGGGTAGGTCAGGGTGCATCTCTGTCTGATCGTGTTGCTAAACTGGTTAAAGACGCTTCTAAAGCGGCTTAA
- a CDS encoding gamma carbonic anhydrase family protein: protein MVSAIRSYRGTKPQLGHAVYIDMQSCVIGDVRLSDDVSIWPMAVVRGDVNYISIGARSNVQDGSVLHVNRISETNPSGYPLIIGDDVTIGHKAVLHGCVIQDRVLVGMGAVILDGAEIESDVIVAAGSVVPPRKRLQSGYVYVGNPVKQGRALTEEERAFFVHSSANYVLLKNEFLAETTS, encoded by the coding sequence ATCGTGTCAGCTATTCGTAGTTATCGGGGTACAAAACCTCAGTTAGGTCATGCTGTATATATTGATATGCAAAGCTGCGTGATCGGAGATGTTCGTTTATCAGATGATGTCAGTATCTGGCCAATGGCTGTCGTTCGCGGTGATGTTAACTATATTAGTATCGGTGCGCGCAGTAATGTACAAGATGGCTCGGTATTGCACGTTAATCGAATCTCAGAGACTAATCCATCGGGCTATCCATTGATTATTGGTGATGATGTCACTATCGGGCATAAAGCGGTATTGCATGGTTGTGTGATACAAGACCGAGTATTAGTGGGGATGGGGGCAGTCATTCTGGATGGTGCCGAAATTGAATCGGATGTGATTGTTGCGGCTGGTTCTGTCGTACCACCAAGAAAGCGTCTACAGTCAGGTTACGTTTATGTTGGCAATCCAGTTAAACAAGGCCGCGCGTTAACAGAGGAAGAACGAGCATTCTTTGTTCACTCCTCCGCTAATTATGTTTTGCTAAAAAATGAGTTTCTAGCTGAAACGACCAGTTAG
- the aroE gene encoding shikimate dehydrogenase, with protein MDRYAVFGNPINHSKSPFIHTLFARQTQQQLSYEKIEAPIDEFVSTIRRFFTEGGKGANITVPFKEQAFQLVDQLSPRAKLAGAVNTLKLTDDGVLLGDNTDGAGLVQDLKYHLEELSGKKILLLGAGGACRGVLGPLLEQQPAEIVIANRTESKAEDLAQHFSSMGKISACQFANLAETFDLIINGTSASLSGSVPDIPARVIGNNTVTYDMMYGSQETVFNLWAKQHGAIKTIDGLGMLVCQAAESFAIWRGIRPGTRQVIRELRRNLTGA; from the coding sequence ATGGATCGTTATGCTGTTTTTGGTAATCCAATTAACCACAGTAAATCTCCTTTTATTCATACCTTGTTTGCACGCCAAACACAGCAACAACTCAGTTATGAAAAGATAGAAGCGCCAATAGATGAGTTCGTCAGCACGATACGACGTTTTTTTACTGAAGGTGGGAAAGGAGCCAACATCACTGTGCCGTTTAAGGAACAGGCTTTCCAACTGGTTGATCAACTATCACCGCGCGCAAAACTAGCCGGAGCAGTGAATACCTTGAAGTTAACCGATGATGGCGTCTTACTGGGCGACAACACAGATGGTGCTGGTTTGGTGCAGGATCTGAAATATCATCTGGAAGAACTCAGCGGAAAAAAAATTCTATTATTAGGTGCTGGTGGCGCGTGCCGTGGTGTGTTGGGGCCGTTGCTGGAACAACAACCCGCCGAAATTGTCATTGCTAACCGAACAGAAAGTAAAGCGGAAGACCTGGCACAACATTTCTCTTCAATGGGAAAAATCAGCGCTTGTCAGTTTGCTAATTTGGCGGAAACCTTTGATCTGATCATCAATGGTACTTCGGCCAGCTTGTCCGGCTCAGTACCTGATATCCCTGCAAGGGTAATTGGGAACAACACCGTAACCTACGACATGATGTATGGCAGCCAAGAAACGGTGTTTAACCTTTGGGCTAAACAGCATGGTGCAATAAAAACCATCGATGGCCTCGGTATGCTGGTGTGTCAGGCGGCAGAAAGTTTTGCGATATGGCGCGGGATCCGCCCCGGCACGCGACAGGTTATCCGCGAATTGCGGCGTAATCTGACCGGGGCGTAA
- a CDS encoding L-threonylcarbamoyladenylate synthase — MTQNIQQACQILHSGGVIAYATEAVFGLGCDPDNEAAVHKLLQIKQRPVEKGLILIAAEWQQLTPYLDISTLSHEQLQRALDSWPGPYTWVFPAKITTPKWLTGRFSSLAVRVSAHPQVQELCQSYGKPLVSTSANLTSFPACRTEHEVRLQLGEQIDYILPGEVGVNPNPSEIRDVMTNQLLRAG, encoded by the coding sequence ATGACGCAAAATATTCAGCAAGCATGTCAAATTCTGCATTCTGGTGGAGTGATTGCATACGCGACAGAAGCCGTATTTGGGCTCGGATGCGATCCAGATAATGAAGCTGCAGTACATAAACTGTTGCAGATAAAACAGCGCCCGGTAGAAAAAGGTTTGATCCTGATTGCGGCGGAATGGCAGCAATTAACACCCTATCTGGATATCAGTACTCTTAGCCACGAGCAACTACAGCGGGCACTCGATTCCTGGCCTGGTCCTTATACATGGGTCTTCCCGGCTAAAATAACGACACCTAAATGGCTGACGGGCCGATTCAGTTCATTGGCGGTTCGGGTCAGTGCACATCCACAAGTGCAAGAACTATGTCAGTCATATGGTAAACCCCTAGTATCAACCAGTGCTAATCTGACATCATTTCCAGCCTGTCGCACAGAACATGAAGTTCGTTTACAGTTAGGCGAACAAATTGACTATATATTGCCGGGCGAAGTTGGGGTTAATCCTAATCCATCAGAAATCCGGGATGTAATGACAAATCAATTGCTCCGAGCAGGGTAA
- the purE gene encoding 5-(carboxyamino)imidazole ribonucleotide mutase translates to MSNPFVAILMGSDSDFPVMQTTLDVLKSFDIRYEVKVTSAHRTPAATHAYVTDAEARGCKVFICAAGLAAHLAGAVAGITTRPVIGVPIDGGPLKGMDALLSTVQMPGGVPVATVAIGKAGAKNAGYLAAQMLAVADDALALKVKAERQKNADEVIAKDAALQAQLK, encoded by the coding sequence ATGTCAAATCCATTTGTAGCGATCCTGATGGGCTCTGATTCCGATTTTCCGGTTATGCAGACTACCCTTGATGTATTGAAATCATTCGATATCCGCTATGAAGTTAAAGTGACATCAGCGCATCGTACGCCAGCAGCAACTCACGCTTACGTTACTGATGCTGAAGCTCGTGGCTGTAAAGTGTTTATCTGCGCGGCAGGTTTAGCTGCCCATCTGGCAGGTGCAGTGGCTGGTATTACGACTCGTCCTGTGATTGGTGTGCCGATTGACGGTGGCCCATTAAAAGGAATGGATGCTCTGCTTTCCACCGTGCAGATGCCAGGCGGGGTGCCGGTAGCAACAGTTGCGATTGGTAAAGCAGGTGCTAAAAATGCCGGTTATCTGGCTGCACAAATGTTAGCGGTTGCTGACGATGCATTGGCTCTCAAAGTGAAAGCTGAACGCCAGAAAAATGCAGATGAAGTCATCGCAAAAGATGCTGCTTTGCAGGCTCAACTGAAATAA
- a CDS encoding topoisomerase DNA-binding C4 zinc finger domain-containing protein: MSKIDSSLFNVQEHALDKEYRLCPECGGSLSLRKSKHGLFLGCENYPTCQYMRPLQQHSVVTEKVLDDSSCPACGKPLAIKKGRFGLFIGCTGYPECQHIETNSSLPETASELPVCPICRHGQLQAKTSRYGKTFYACSDYPKCKYAINDKPVAKVCPQCGFAILIEKRSRQGVRFCCPQKSCNYSDESL; encoded by the coding sequence ATGAGTAAAATTGATAGCAGTTTGTTCAACGTACAGGAACATGCTCTGGATAAAGAGTACCGTCTTTGTCCGGAGTGTGGCGGTTCTCTGAGCCTACGCAAGAGTAAGCATGGCTTGTTTCTCGGCTGCGAAAATTACCCTACCTGCCAATATATGCGGCCCTTACAGCAACACAGTGTCGTTACTGAAAAGGTGCTTGATGATTCCAGTTGTCCTGCTTGTGGTAAACCGTTAGCGATCAAAAAGGGGCGCTTTGGATTGTTCATTGGCTGCACCGGTTATCCGGAATGCCAGCATATTGAAACTAATAGCTCGCTACCAGAAACGGCATCGGAACTACCTGTTTGTCCCATTTGTCGCCACGGACAACTACAGGCTAAGACCTCGCGGTATGGGAAGACATTTTATGCCTGTAGTGATTACCCTAAATGCAAATATGCGATTAACGATAAACCGGTAGCTAAAGTTTGTCCGCAATGTGGATTCGCTATACTGATAGAGAAGCGTTCTCGCCAAGGTGTTCGTTTTTGTTGTCCGCAAAAGAGCTGTAACTATAGTGATGAATCACTATAA
- a CDS encoding DUF494 family protein — translation MFDVLMYLFETYVQSELDFMVDQDALTDELTRAGFQKPEIYKALSWLEDLAALHDSPDAPEYTACASDSFRIYAAEETLKLSTECRGFLLFLEQIRVLNCETREIVIERLMELDTTEIELDDLKWVVMMVLFNLPGGENACHQMEELMYEPDVVTIQ, via the coding sequence ATGTTTGATGTCTTAATGTACCTGTTCGAAACATATGTACAAAGTGAGTTGGATTTCATGGTTGATCAAGATGCCCTGACCGATGAACTAACTCGTGCCGGCTTTCAAAAACCTGAAATATATAAAGCACTATCCTGGCTTGAAGATTTAGCTGCGCTACACGATAGCCCAGACGCACCTGAATATACGGCGTGCGCTTCAGATTCATTTCGGATTTATGCAGCTGAAGAGACATTAAAATTAAGCACCGAATGTCGCGGATTCCTGCTATTTCTGGAGCAGATCCGTGTGCTTAATTGTGAAACCCGAGAAATTGTTATTGAACGCCTGATGGAGCTGGATACAACAGAGATTGAACTGGATGATCTGAAATGGGTTGTCATGATGGTGCTGTTCAATCTGCCTGGCGGCGAAAACGCTTGTCATCAGATGGAAGAGTTAATGTATGAACCGGATGTGGTGACTATCCAGTAA
- the dprA gene encoding DNA-processing protein DprA has translation MRWKTLEHPLSQDELALWLHLVALPGIGPIKGAKLLQRFAISELINCSPEQLSVCGWNETQIRQWLDFSPANYQSIIDWGYEKNQHILPFDHPAYPLLLRNVVGAPLILFITGCSTIIGELQLAIVGSRKPTTDGRDAAQSFTRELVQAGLVITSGLASGIDAISHQTALQFGGRTIAVQGCGLNQIYPSKHRALAHQILEQGGALVSEFFPDTLPRPEHFPRRNRIISGLSVGTLVIEAAEKSGSLITARYAVEQNREVFAVPGRVNNHNARGCHRLIQQGAKLVCDAADIIEEIGIIPPAIVEQSVAKPQQEESLSDLPFSRLLDNLRSNEVTAIDVIAATSGLPVQEVMTELITLELEGLILSVPGGYVRTRSA, from the coding sequence ATGCGGTGGAAAACCCTTGAACACCCGTTGTCGCAAGATGAATTAGCTCTGTGGTTACATCTTGTTGCGCTTCCTGGAATTGGCCCCATCAAAGGGGCCAAATTATTACAACGTTTTGCCATTTCTGAGCTAATTAACTGTAGTCCCGAGCAATTATCTGTTTGTGGCTGGAATGAAACTCAGATCCGTCAGTGGCTCGATTTCTCCCCAGCCAATTACCAATCAATCATTGATTGGGGGTATGAGAAAAACCAGCATATCCTGCCTTTTGATCACCCTGCTTATCCGTTATTACTCCGCAACGTTGTCGGTGCGCCATTAATTTTATTCATTACTGGCTGCTCAACCATCATTGGTGAACTTCAACTTGCGATTGTTGGTTCAAGGAAACCCACCACCGATGGTCGTGATGCAGCACAGAGTTTTACTCGTGAATTGGTGCAAGCTGGGTTGGTGATTACTTCTGGATTGGCATCGGGTATTGATGCTATCAGTCATCAAACCGCGTTGCAGTTTGGCGGTAGAACAATCGCTGTGCAAGGTTGTGGTCTGAATCAGATTTATCCGTCTAAACATCGCGCTTTAGCACATCAAATTCTTGAACAGGGTGGGGCGCTGGTTTCGGAGTTTTTTCCGGATACTTTGCCACGACCTGAACATTTTCCTCGTCGGAACCGTATTATAAGTGGATTATCGGTTGGAACATTGGTGATTGAAGCTGCCGAAAAAAGTGGTTCATTGATTACGGCACGCTATGCAGTGGAACAAAACCGGGAAGTTTTTGCCGTGCCAGGTCGAGTAAATAATCATAATGCACGAGGTTGTCACCGATTAATTCAACAAGGGGCAAAACTTGTCTGTGATGCTGCCGATATAATAGAAGAGATAGGTATTATTCCTCCTGCGATAGTTGAGCAATCGGTTGCCAAACCTCAACAGGAAGAATCTTTATCTGATTTGCCATTTTCCCGATTGTTAGATAACTTAAGAAGTAATGAGGTAACAGCGATAGATGTTATTGCTGCGACCAGTGGGTTGCCTGTTCAGGAGGTGATGACGGAATTAATCACGCTCGAATTAGAAGGATTAATTTTGTCAGTGCCGGGTGGTTATGTGCGAACGAGGAGTGCCTAA
- a CDS encoding LysM peptidoglycan-binding domain-containing protein: protein MKLRYISLFLVSALCAFQASADTLALKKDHPDKYIVKKGDTLWDISGRFLTKPWLWPRLWDMNKQIKNPHWIYPGDRLRLKWVNGQPKLVLDQSDAREGKHHIKLTPKVRIEENQSPVSTVELSEISQFLRADMVADMNTDLEHVPYVLGENNDTSIFMSKGQTIHVRGKADLNTHYGVYHVGNTYKDNQTGEALGRQLELVGVVQPKEVGDNNITTVEVVSSFSEIRRGDRLLPMLSESSIDAFFIPEPGNLTKPAHIIDIPMKSTYVGKYDTVIIDKGARENLKPGDVFGIVRPGAEVVDNGPDHVSYQQDSSIGQKLMNKQSTVLSADHIGEVMVIKVYQKTSLAIVMNSRDMVRAGYAVENP from the coding sequence ATGAAACTACGTTATATTTCGCTTTTTTTGGTGTCAGCATTGTGTGCCTTTCAGGCAAGTGCCGACACGCTGGCATTGAAAAAAGACCATCCGGATAAATATATTGTCAAAAAAGGCGATACATTATGGGATATTTCCGGCCGTTTTCTGACTAAGCCGTGGTTGTGGCCCCGCTTATGGGATATGAATAAACAGATCAAAAACCCGCACTGGATTTATCCTGGTGACCGTTTGCGCCTCAAATGGGTTAATGGTCAACCGAAGCTAGTTTTAGACCAATCTGATGCCCGCGAAGGGAAACATCATATCAAGTTAACACCTAAGGTGCGTATTGAAGAAAATCAGTCGCCGGTGTCGACAGTTGAACTCTCAGAAATATCGCAATTCTTACGCGCCGACATGGTTGCCGATATGAATACGGATCTTGAGCACGTGCCGTATGTTCTGGGTGAAAACAACGATACGAGTATTTTTATGTCGAAGGGACAAACGATACACGTACGGGGAAAAGCAGATCTGAATACACACTATGGTGTGTATCATGTGGGGAATACCTATAAAGATAACCAAACCGGAGAAGCACTTGGACGTCAGCTTGAGCTGGTGGGTGTTGTGCAGCCAAAAGAAGTTGGTGATAACAATATTACAACTGTTGAAGTGGTCAGTAGTTTTAGTGAAATCCGACGCGGTGATCGTTTACTGCCAATGCTGAGTGAAAGCAGTATCGACGCATTCTTTATTCCAGAGCCGGGTAACCTCACTAAGCCTGCGCATATCATTGATATACCGATGAAGAGCACTTACGTCGGCAAATATGACACTGTCATTATTGACAAAGGTGCCAGAGAAAATCTGAAACCAGGCGATGTTTTCGGTATTGTTCGTCCAGGTGCTGAAGTGGTGGACAATGGCCCTGATCATGTCTCTTACCAACAAGATAGTTCTATTGGCCAGAAATTGATGAATAAGCAATCGACGGTGCTCAGTGCTGATCATATTGGTGAAGTGATGGTGATCAAGGTCTACCAGAAAACCAGTTTAGCGATAGTGATGAACAGTCGTGATATGGTGCGTGCTGGTTATGCGGTGGAAAACCCTTGA
- the def gene encoding peptide deformylase, with product MATLEVLRFPDERLRKIATPVEKITPDLEHIIQDMFETMYLEEGIGLAATQVNIHKRIIVVDISEDHSQPTVLINPELIEKRGETGIEEGCLSVPECRALVPRSEWVKVRALDRHGEPFEIETDGLLAICLQHEMDHLVGKLFVDYLSPLKRQRIRQKLEKQARIERSS from the coding sequence ATGGCCACACTGGAAGTTTTACGTTTTCCTGATGAACGGTTGCGCAAAATTGCAACGCCGGTCGAAAAAATCACCCCAGATCTCGAACATATCATACAGGATATGTTTGAAACTATGTATCTGGAAGAAGGGATTGGCCTGGCTGCGACACAGGTCAATATTCATAAACGAATTATAGTCGTAGATATCTCAGAAGATCACAGTCAACCCACAGTATTAATTAATCCGGAGCTGATTGAGAAACGTGGCGAGACGGGAATTGAAGAGGGATGTCTCTCTGTTCCTGAATGTCGGGCATTAGTACCGCGATCAGAATGGGTCAAAGTTCGTGCGTTAGACCGCCATGGTGAGCCGTTTGAGATTGAAACGGATGGTTTACTGGCGATCTGTTTGCAGCATGAAATGGATCATCTGGTCGGCAAACTGTTTGTCGATTATTTGTCGCCACTCAAACGGCAGCGTATCCGGCAGAAGCTGGAAAAGCAGGCACGTATTGAACGTTCATCCTAA
- the fmt gene encoding methionyl-tRNA formyltransferase, with the protein MHNLRIIFAGTPDFAAQHLQALLDAGLQVVGVYTQPDRPAGRGNKLTPSPVKTLALTHQIPVFQPVNFKEEAARQELKALDADLMIVVAYGLLLPQAILDTPRLGCINVHGSLLPRWRGAAPIQRSIWAGDAQTGITIMQMDIGLDTGDMLHKIICPIAPEETSSTLYEKLAVEGPKGLLATVQQIAAGKTQPEKQDNELATYAKKLTKEEARIDWQQEAGFIERCIRAFNPWPVSYFQLAELNIKVWQAEVLTDSSHQPAGTIIQASKDGLDVATGMGILRIKQLQLPGKKAMSFADVFNARQDLFLPGNLLP; encoded by the coding sequence GTGCATAATCTTCGCATTATCTTCGCCGGAACACCTGATTTTGCAGCCCAACACCTGCAAGCACTGCTAGATGCAGGTTTACAAGTGGTCGGTGTTTACACTCAACCGGATCGACCTGCGGGTCGGGGCAATAAACTCACCCCCAGCCCAGTCAAGACACTGGCGCTCACGCATCAGATCCCTGTTTTTCAGCCGGTTAACTTTAAAGAGGAAGCCGCACGACAGGAATTAAAAGCATTAGATGCAGACCTGATGATCGTCGTGGCTTACGGCTTATTGTTACCGCAAGCCATACTCGATACTCCCCGTTTGGGTTGTATTAATGTACATGGCTCATTGTTACCTCGCTGGCGTGGAGCCGCCCCCATCCAGCGTTCAATTTGGGCTGGTGATGCCCAAACTGGTATTACCATCATGCAGATGGATATTGGGCTGGATACCGGCGATATGCTGCATAAGATTATTTGCCCGATTGCCCCAGAAGAAACTAGTTCTACCTTGTATGAAAAACTAGCCGTAGAAGGCCCCAAAGGTTTATTGGCTACTGTTCAGCAAATCGCAGCCGGAAAAACACAGCCGGAAAAACAAGATAACGAGCTGGCAACCTATGCCAAAAAGCTCACAAAGGAAGAAGCCCGCATTGATTGGCAGCAGGAAGCTGGTTTTATTGAGCGTTGTATCCGCGCCTTTAACCCCTGGCCTGTCAGCTATTTTCAGTTGGCAGAGCTGAATATCAAAGTGTGGCAAGCAGAGGTTTTAACCGATAGTAGCCATCAGCCAGCCGGAACCATTATACAAGCCAGTAAAGACGGGTTAGATGTTGCCACTGGTATGGGCATTTTACGTATTAAACAACTGCAATTACCGGGCAAAAAAGCCATGTCCTTTGCGGATGTCTTCAATGCGCGTCAGGATCTTTTCCTTCCGGGCAATCTTCTGCCTTAA